ACAAATAAACCGTTTTATACATGTAGGGTAGCAAGGTACATgtacaaaatacaaatttaatgacaaataaattattatgtaaAATTACTTCTTAATCCCTATTATCGTATTATGGCATtgccattatgtctctaaataaTTTCCCTTAAACTAGTGTAACACTtgtataaattattaatatgattaatttccttcattaataatttaatataatccTAACTAGTACTAACACTGGAGTGCAAGTTACtaatatgattatttaatttcctTCAGTAATATAACCCAATTTAATGTAAAATGTGACCAGTGATGGCTTATCCAACTCTCACATTTTTTTAGAAGTAAGAAATGCAAATAAAATCTTTTGAGCAGAATCCAATAAATTCTTGTAATTGTCTCAAAATGTGTAGAAAACAAAAGACAGCGACAAAGACAAagtagagaatttttttttttgagctGAATTCAAAGCCAAAAGCAAAAGATAAAGACAAACGACAAGGGGAAAAGCAAAAGACAGACGcagaaatttattaaaaaaagaaaggagATTTTTGTCGATTGAATTAAGTTTGATTGTTTTACATTCTATTCTCATATTGAAAGTTTTGTATGATTCTTCTATTCCAATTTACGTGAGCTGGTCACCTATCGAAACCTGAGTCATTTCAtgctataaatatatgaaagtAAAAAAAGTTCAGGAAATAAAgtattttgaatttgatgttgTCCTCGAGTAATAAGTTGTGAGCTATAGTGGTtttttttctgaataataataatacttcaTTCATTGAAGCATTTCATCAATCATTTTGTGAGCACTAAAATTTTGGAGGAATCACGAAACACATGAAACTTACTCGTTATCAAAATCAGTGCTGATTAGTTCCAATACAATAATTCTAAAATCAACTGAACCAAATTAAGATAACGAATAAACGCAACAATTGTAATGAGCTTCAGATTAACCCAACAATCGGTGTGGAATGTGGAGTTTATAGACTAAAATAGGCTCTCTCATTCCCTCCCCTAGGTTAATTTTTTGGGATGAATTTTTCTATTTGTTTGTATCAATTAGAAAAGAGTAAATCACACCAATACATTGCAACAATTCTTCAAAGAAATGAGCTTGGTCATGCACACCATTACCATATATCCAtctatgcaaaataaaacagcAGTCATAATATTCTCAAGGCCAAGTACATATATAGAAACATTACAacaatgaaattaaatttgtaatatttaaataaatgcaTAATGACATTACATGATAATTACGGTGATAAAGATTTGTAAATATTggaattttactatttttcatAAACTCATTATAGATATAAACATTTGAAATTATAAGAGATTTCTTTCATTCTTTGTAgcgtattttaattttatgtaaaaaaattatttatcagCAAATATTTTTAGTACAACTAATAATTATGATTATATGATTTTTATATGTAGTATTGTTTAATAGTATATCAAAGTGTtcatattattttatgttttattaacTTGCACGTGTATGTAACATAGTTTTAGAGGAATAAATTTAGATGTtgcttaatattttaaaattttaaagtgtATTTCTTCAATAAATGGGTATTAGAGAAATGAAATATGAGAAATTAAATGTAGATATtgcttaattttttaaattttaaatgaatattgaaaaaaaattaaaagaccGTGCATAGCACAAGTGTTATAAGTAGTTAATATAACAATCAAGCTAAAAATAAACACAACAAGCATTGACCATTTTTTGACAATTTACTTTACATAGTCCAACAAATCATATCAAATCGATGCCAATTTTTAGCTTGCTAGCTCTTTTCTTGGTAAAAGGAGCAATGCACGAGTTTCACGCAATACTTGTTACAAAATGAGGTCTTGTTCAGACTGGTAAATTAGCTCAACATACACTTAGCAActttgtaaaaaataaaatatgaccaCAATAtcaatttttctcaaaaaaCCTAGTCAATCAATTCGAATGACAAATTAATTTTCACCAACTAGCATGAATCCAAATTAATAATCAAAGTTGAATAAAAGAAAGACCTTTTTCAAGATGCTTGTTCTTGAGGCCGATGTACTCCTTAACCGTGACGGCCCGGAACCGGGGTGGCCCGGGTAGCTTAGGCAGCGGGGCCAGCACGGAATCAGCTGGAGGGCCATAGAAGTATCCAATCGTAAATCTATGGCTCGTCTCATTTGGGACAACACGATGGTACATATTGTGGAAAGCGCCGTTGGACAAAATGTGCATGAGGTTGCCAATGTTGACGACTAGGGCTCCTGGGGTGGGTCGGATTGGAACCCATCCGACCCCCTCTTGCATGATTTGGAGGCCATTGGTATCGTTCTGATGCAAGATAGTTATTAGTAATGAATCGGTGTGTGGTGCTAGGCCGATCGCCTGGCTAGGGTTTGGGCAACAAGGGTATGAATTGAGTTGCAATGCACCATCTGATTGACAGAGAAATGACGATGAAAGTTTTTCACGATCTTCTTCGTCCACTCCCAATGCCTTGAGCATGACGAGCAAGATGTTGTAGGCTAGTGATTTCATCTTCTGCTTGTACTTGTCCATCGCATCACTGACAAACAACTACGAATTTCAGTCTTGaattttatttgataataaTTCATATCAGCAACTAAAATTAGGATGAGTTGTTGTTTCAATTTTAGCATGCCTTTTATGGGTTGCTAGACTTTTATAGATATATTCACTTTttcataaaaaacaattttttataaaGTGGACTTGAAAAGTGTGTGTATGAATATGATATGGCTAGCCTTTAATGATGGTAAGGACGTGATGTTTGGcgtgcataaaattaaaatatttgtagTGCGATTCTGGAAGAACACAGACAAAATGAAAAGCAGTTAGAACTTAGAATAATAAGCTAAATAAGATTCTATTAACAAACGGAgagaatatattaaatattccgatttcttaaaaaataaaattctctGACATACTATCAAATCTTTAAATTAAAAGATGCTCAAATGTATAATCTTATACACAAGAACATGTGACTCCATATAATCTTAGGGCTCGTTTGATTGCCATGATAGAAAATAGCAAGATAGTTATCTTAAGATAGCATTTTCGGACCGAAAATGAGATAGTGTCTGATagtatttttatgatgttgtttGATTGACAAGATAGTGTTTTATAGATAAAgatgtaaaatgataaaaatgtccTTGTTACTAAATATATTTGTATGTAAATGTGTATCTCTATTTTATGATTAAGTTAAGTACATGGGTGTTAATGATCATGCTATCAACAAAATTATCAACGATAATCAATATTGTAAGTACCAGACACAATGCGAGGTTAATACAAATCATAATTTAAATGTCCCAAGAAAAGatgaacaaattaaaatttccattgaaaatttgataaaaaaaaagactgATTTTGAAGAAATAACATTCTGACTTCAATTAATGAGAAGCCCAACTCCAAAAATACAATGAAAACACCACCAAAATCATTCAATAGAATGAGCTTTGAAGACTAACAAAAATTACTGAATTTGTCCCCTGTTCATTCAAATACGTCAGTGCTTAGGAGATCAGCCGCACCTCGCTCGTGATTCCGGTAGGGTACAACATCAGAAACGTGTTGTACTGAACGCCTCCTCCAATCGAAAAAACGAGTATCTAACTATCTTAGTGATCATCGGTGAGGCGACCTACGGCAGAGTGGAGGTAACCGGAGATCTGACGATTCTGGCGAGGCTGTGGAGGATCTCGAGCAGCGCAGCTGACTACGCGAGGATGAGCGGCAGGCGTACACAGATTCGTGGTCGTGGCAATCGCGAAGGTGCGAATGGGCAATTATTTCCACGATAGTAACAAGATTTTGCCAAGTTATTGTGGTGCGACGGTAGCCGCGGAGATGTTAATTCTAGATTTTAACGAAATCGGCCAAAGTGAACCATTGCTACCACCAGTGGCAGCCGCTACCgtagagagggagaggagagagaCGGTTGAGAAATCTAGTGGGGGTGATAGAAGAGTTGCAGAAGATAGAGAAAGTAAAAGTGGGAGAGAGAAAGGGCAATAGGACTATCATAGAGAAACAGTACACTATCGCTGCTTTTGGGTGGTATAGTGTATTCACAAATTTGTGGATAGTCCACCGGGCCTAGGCGGGCTTTTAGCAAATTTTTGGGCTTAGAGATAGTAGTATCATGGCAACCAAAGCATAGATAAAATGGGCTATATGGGGCTAACATGGCAATCAAACGACGCGTTATAGTAATTTGGTGAATTCCGATTTTCGAGGATTAAAATATATGATAGTAGTATCATGGCAACCAAAACATAGATAAAATGGGCCACCGGGCCTAGGCGGGCCTAGGCGGGCTTTTAGCAAGTTTTCGGGCTTAGAGATAGTAGTATCATGGCAACCAAAGCATAGATAAAATGGGCTATCTAGGGCTAACATGGCAATCAAACGACGCGTTATAGTAATTTGGTGAATTCCGATTTTCGAGGATTAATATACCAATGATTAAGATCCCATTTAGATCCAACCCATCAATCAAACCACCAATTAATTTGTGTTGCATTTGAATAAAACACCCACATATTTACGCTTATTTAGATGCAAACTATAAGTCAAACACtccattaataaaacaaaatttaactttaaaaaatactacaaaGAAATAATTTCATTTCTTAGTAATTTTAATAGTGTATTAATGGGTTTTGCGGCATTACTCAGTTCATAAAACATACACaatattttgtgatgaaaacaTAACCCAATATTGTCTCtacatacacacaaacacacacaattTTCTGCATGAGTGTGTGAAACTGCATATTAATAAAGCGAAAAATGTTAATTCTGGAAACACCAAATagtgtaaaattaaataaacattatatataaaatatagtaatagtGCATGAACATACCAAAACTCTTCATAGTGATGGGGCCAAAGCAGCTTCGCATGCTCCATGGCCGACCCCGCAATAGTAAAGCCTTCATGCCACATTAATTTTGGGAAAAAAGGAGAAAACCGGGGCACGCCGTACCCGGTCACCCCGTTCGGGGCCCGGAGCGCCTTCAGCTTCTGGTCGTTCGGAAGCTTGAAGAGCCTCCGGGCATGCTCCTCGACGTCCTCCACGAGGTCATGAGGGACCCCGTGGTTCGTCACCTGGAACACCCCCCACCTCCGGCACGCATCTCCCACGAGCCACATTGCGTCCGGGGCCCGCAGGTCGATGACCGGAGGTGATGCTGCCACCGCACCTGGCTGGCGCGCCAGACACGTGCGACGGCCAATACCTGAGTCATCATCGTCTGTCCAAACATGGGACTCAGGAAGTTGCAGGACTGACCCGAAATCGAGTGGGATTGTGTTATTGGGATGGATGTTGGTGTCTTCGTAGGCGTTTGATATAGATGTGGCCATTTTTTTTGGTgtgggttagggttgaaaatgaGAAATCTTTTTATAGTTTTATGTCACCATTGTTGTGTGAGTGTGATGATGCGCATTCATATCCATATTCATAATGATATGCATTTACATTTATCACCCTTTGCCGTAACAAAAATTTGGAGTTATGGTACTTCTGTAAATGTAGTTCATAATCATATACATTTACATTTATCACTATTTGCTGTAACAAAAATTAGAGTTATGATACTTCTGTAAATCTTAAACATAataatattcatattcataataatatatatttacatttatCACTCTTTGCTGTAACAAAAATTTGGAGTTATGGTACTTCTGTAAATGTTGTTCATATTCATAATCATATACATTAACATTTATCACTCTTTGCTATAACAAAGTTGGAGTTATGGTAGTTCTGCAAAAtgtatttaaatttgaattcatTGTAAACATTTTGTGCACACATTAATTTAATATGACCGACCATTCTCTATTTGTGTACATTCGTGGTTAAATGGATAAAATTTTTTTCACATATAGTAGTAgatgataattatatactccactcAAAGACgtattagtactataatttaacTCACTTATATGGACATTATAAGCGTCTTAGTAATTGTTGTACGAATGCAATATACAACAAAATAAGTGGGCCCAATGAACTACTCCACAAAAGCCCAacagaacggagggagtatagaaATTATTCGTCAAAAATTTGTATATAAAGCATTACgcatattgatttttttttgcttttgctaataattgaaaataagTGAACATagaatattcttttgggtttgAGTTTGAGATTGATCTAATGGTTGAAATAAAATTGTAAGTATGATACTTATTATAAATTGGGTTTCGATTTTATGCAAATGGTGAGTTGCATAACTCTATGAGAAATAAACAAGGATTGAGAGTTTCAGCACAGtgtaattttctttatttggatttttctcTTTCCATTGTGCATTATACATAGCCCATGACAAGTTTTTGAAGTTGTTAATACCTAACTAAAATGTATTCGACATAcctcaattttttaaatatataaatttgaaCGATAAGTTATTATACCTTAGTCATGCTTCAGTTTATATATATTTACGATTTTAGATTTCATATAAcgatattatttattatataataaaattatttcacaATATAAAATCAGTATGTAGAAAGTAAAATTAGTCGTGCATCGCACGAGTGTGATACTAGTTATAACCAAGATTTGACAAAAGGAACAAAAGTGTAATATAGAAGCCCAAAAGCAAGCTTTATACTTGAAGTGTTACAAATGAGGCCTATTATAGGC
This genomic interval from Salvia splendens isolate huo1 chromosome 13, SspV2, whole genome shotgun sequence contains the following:
- the LOC121761910 gene encoding gibberellin 3-beta-dioxygenase 1-like — encoded protein: MATSISNAYEDTNIHPNNTIPLDFGSVLQLPESHVWTDDDDSGIGRRTCLARQPGAVAASPPVIDLRAPDAMWLVGDACRRWGVFQVTNHGVPHDLVEDVEEHARRLFKLPNDQKLKALRAPNGVTGYGVPRFSPFFPKLMWHEGFTIAGSAMEHAKLLWPHHYEEFCDAMDKYKQKMKSLAYNILLVMLKALGVDEEDREKLSSSFLCQSDGALQLNSYPCCPNPSQAIGLAPHTDSLLITILHQNDTNGLQIMQEGVGWVPIRPTPGALVVNIGNLMHILSNGAFHNMYHRVVPNETSHRFTIGYFYGPPADSVLAPLPKLPGPPRFRAVTVKEYIGLKNKHLEKGLSFIQL